One region of Mycobacterium riyadhense genomic DNA includes:
- a CDS encoding IS4 family transposase, with the protein MPRAGWRKPESDRRLSDLVSVGVLTRVFPATVVDEVIEQAGRTQQRHRSLPARVMAYFAIAMGLYSEGSYEDVLAQLTDGLAWASGWREEYRLPGKSAIFQARERLGSAPLASLFSRVARPLAGPQTPGAWLAERRLVAIDGSCLDVADTPANDEYFSRPGAGGRGEKAAFPQARILGLAECATHAVFAATIGGYRDSEAKLAEKLLDALTPDMLLLADRGFFSYALWRKALATGADLLWRVRTDAYAPQPVHVQDLADGSWLAHLQSSADRRSEPMLARVIDYTIDDGRENSTSYRLFTTLTDPEQAPAVELAAAYAQRWEIENTFDELKTHQRGPQVVLRSKSPDLVLQEIWGHLCCHYAIRTLMAQAAEHAGEDPDRVSFTAALRITRQSVAQQGAFPP; encoded by the coding sequence ATGCCTCGTGCGGGTTGGCGGAAGCCTGAGTCGGATCGCCGGTTGTCAGATTTGGTGTCGGTGGGGGTGCTGACGCGGGTGTTTCCCGCAACGGTGGTGGATGAGGTGATCGAGCAGGCCGGTCGCACTCAGCAGCGGCATCGGTCGTTGCCGGCGCGGGTGATGGCGTATTTCGCGATCGCGATGGGCCTGTATTCAGAGGGCTCGTATGAGGATGTGTTGGCCCAGCTCACTGATGGTTTGGCGTGGGCGTCGGGGTGGCGTGAAGAGTATCGACTGCCGGGTAAGTCGGCGATCTTTCAGGCTCGTGAGCGGCTGGGATCGGCCCCGTTGGCCAGCTTGTTTTCCCGGGTAGCCCGCCCGTTAGCCGGACCGCAAACCCCAGGGGCTTGGCTGGCCGAGCGGCGGCTGGTGGCCATCGACGGCAGCTGTCTGGATGTGGCCGACACCCCAGCCAACGACGAGTACTTCAGTCGTCCGGGGGCCGGCGGCAGGGGTGAGAAGGCCGCATTTCCGCAGGCCCGGATCCTGGGGCTGGCCGAGTGTGCCACGCATGCGGTCTTCGCCGCAACGATCGGTGGTTACCGTGACTCGGAGGCCAAACTCGCCGAAAAGCTGCTGGATGCTCTCACGCCGGACATGCTGCTGCTGGCTGATCGCGGGTTCTTCTCGTATGCCTTGTGGCGCAAAGCCCTTGCGACCGGAGCCGACCTGTTGTGGCGAGTACGCACCGACGCCTACGCGCCACAACCGGTGCATGTGCAGGATCTTGCTGACGGCTCGTGGCTAGCGCATCTGCAGTCCAGCGCTGACCGTCGCAGCGAGCCGATGCTGGCACGAGTCATCGACTACACCATCGACGACGGACGCGAAAACTCCACCAGCTACCGGCTATTCACCACGCTGACCGATCCCGAACAGGCCCCCGCCGTCGAGTTGGCCGCCGCCTACGCCCAGCGCTGGGAAATCGAAAACACCTTCGACGAACTCAAAACCCATCAACGCGGACCCCAGGTGGTACTGCGCTCGAAGTCCCCTGATCTTGTCCTACAAGAGATTTGGGGACATCTGTGCTGTCACTACGCCATTCGTACCCTGATGGCCCAGGCCGCCGAACACGCCGGCGAGGACCCCGACCGGGTCAGTTTCACCGCCGCGCTGCGCATCACCCGCCAATCCGTCGCCCAACAGGGCGCATTTCCCCCCTGA
- a CDS encoding lipocalin-like domain-containing protein: MNSDWRDYPFQLVPGDSWLEFPAAEGAHPDQESDTWFIAGQLDAPESGRSFAFLTIFNKNRPGGSVVADFYTLALFDLDAGDYGTYTDYDMPPASMEPGAKPKFSAAVGHLRLEYESGAGTASWSTCRADDGELLPYSYRVSLPGTDQTGRPMRLDLAVTPTRAPTPVGASTYNGKIACFGQADTYSYFQTGMTMTGTLRWGVVSEQVSGAAGHVDRQWFPKYAGGGGGGGDPRARSHEWRTINFDNGVDMSVWRQFDRRNGNALQPFTGVTTSYPDSARAAECAEDLEVTVSSYVRWPNSIRPLIPPPAQARYLPDRHRITCTTLGLDIVGEPLVPVPAHRLPIEYMEGPYRYHGMLAGEQVSAFAFNERSLALYRDWELVDVLAAVIANLESELRGTMDQLVPLVNSGHRREAIELLTKMRPGQDDNIGVIIDDLILALSPDPR, translated from the coding sequence ATGAACAGCGATTGGCGCGATTACCCCTTCCAGCTGGTGCCCGGTGATAGCTGGCTGGAGTTTCCCGCCGCCGAGGGCGCACACCCGGACCAGGAGTCGGACACCTGGTTCATCGCGGGCCAACTTGACGCACCCGAGAGCGGCCGGTCATTCGCGTTCCTGACGATCTTCAACAAGAACCGGCCCGGGGGATCGGTGGTCGCCGATTTCTATACGCTGGCGCTGTTCGATCTGGACGCCGGCGACTACGGCACCTATACCGATTACGACATGCCCCCGGCCAGCATGGAACCGGGTGCGAAGCCCAAGTTCTCAGCCGCCGTCGGGCATCTTCGCCTCGAATACGAGAGCGGTGCCGGCACGGCATCGTGGTCTACCTGCCGCGCCGATGACGGCGAATTGCTGCCTTACAGCTACCGCGTGAGCCTGCCAGGTACGGACCAGACCGGTCGGCCCATGCGGCTGGACCTGGCCGTGACGCCGACTCGCGCCCCGACGCCGGTGGGGGCGTCCACCTATAACGGCAAGATCGCCTGCTTTGGTCAGGCCGACACGTACTCCTACTTCCAGACCGGGATGACAATGACCGGGACGCTGCGCTGGGGCGTGGTGTCCGAACAGGTTTCCGGCGCCGCGGGGCATGTCGACCGGCAGTGGTTTCCGAAGTATGCCGGCGGTGGGGGCGGCGGCGGCGACCCGCGGGCGAGGTCCCACGAATGGCGCACGATCAATTTCGACAATGGCGTGGACATGAGTGTCTGGCGGCAGTTCGACCGACGCAACGGTAATGCGCTGCAACCGTTTACCGGTGTGACGACGAGCTATCCCGACTCCGCACGGGCAGCGGAGTGCGCCGAAGACCTCGAGGTTACAGTCAGCAGCTACGTCCGGTGGCCGAATTCGATACGGCCCCTTATCCCGCCGCCTGCGCAGGCTCGCTACCTACCTGATCGTCACCGGATCACCTGCACCACACTGGGATTGGATATTGTCGGGGAGCCGCTGGTGCCCGTGCCCGCACATCGGTTGCCCATTGAATACATGGAGGGCCCATACCGTTACCACGGAATGCTCGCGGGGGAGCAGGTGAGTGCCTTCGCGTTCAATGAGCGCTCGCTGGCGCTGTACCGGGACTGGGAGCTGGTCGACGTGCTGGCCGCCGTTATCGCGAACCTCGAGTCCGAACTGCGCGGGACGATGGATCAGCTTGTGCCGCTGGTAAACTCGGGACACCGCCGCGAGGCGATTGAGTTGTTGACGAAGATGCGCCCCGGACAGGATGACAACATCGGTGTCATTATCGACGATCTGATCTTGGCGCTATCACCTGATCCCAGGTGA
- a CDS encoding IS4 family transposase — protein MPRAGWRKPESDRRLSDLVSVGVLTRVFPATVVDEVIEQAGRTQQRHRSLPARVMAYFAIAMGLYSEGSYEDVLAQLTDGLAWASGWREEYRLPGKSAIFQARERLGSALLASLFSRVARPLAGPQTPGAWLAERRLVAIDGSCLDVADTPANDEYFSRPGAGGRGEKAAFPQARILGLAECATHAVFAATIGGYRDSEAKLAEKLLDALTPDMLLLADRGFFSYALWRKALATGADLLWRVRTDAYAPQPVHVQDLADGSWLAHLQSSADRRSEPMLARVIDYTIDDGRENSTSYRLFTTLTDPEQAPAVELAAAYAQRWEIENTFDELKTHQRGPQVVLRSKSPDLVLQEIWGHLCCHYAIRTLMAQAAEHAGEDPDRVSFTAALRITRQSVAQQGAFPP, from the coding sequence ATGCCTCGTGCGGGTTGGCGGAAGCCTGAGTCGGATCGCCGGTTGTCAGATTTGGTGTCGGTGGGGGTGCTGACGCGGGTGTTTCCCGCAACGGTGGTGGATGAGGTGATCGAGCAGGCCGGTCGCACTCAGCAGCGGCATCGGTCGTTGCCTGCGCGGGTGATGGCGTATTTCGCGATCGCGATGGGCCTGTATTCAGAGGGCTCGTATGAGGATGTGTTGGCCCAGCTCACTGATGGTTTGGCGTGGGCGTCGGGGTGGCGTGAAGAGTATCGACTGCCGGGTAAGTCGGCGATCTTTCAGGCTCGTGAGCGGCTGGGATCGGCCCTGTTGGCCAGCTTGTTTTCCCGGGTAGCCCGCCCGTTAGCCGGACCGCAAACCCCAGGGGCTTGGCTGGCCGAGCGGCGGCTGGTGGCCATCGACGGCAGCTGTCTGGATGTGGCCGACACCCCAGCCAACGACGAGTACTTCAGTCGTCCGGGGGCCGGCGGCAGGGGTGAGAAGGCCGCATTTCCGCAGGCCCGGATCCTGGGGCTGGCCGAGTGTGCCACGCATGCGGTCTTCGCCGCAACGATCGGTGGTTACCGTGACTCGGAGGCCAAACTCGCCGAAAAGCTGCTGGATGCTCTCACGCCGGACATGCTGCTGCTGGCTGATCGCGGGTTCTTCTCGTATGCCTTGTGGCGCAAAGCCCTTGCGACCGGAGCCGACCTGTTGTGGCGAGTACGCACCGACGCCTACGCGCCACAACCGGTGCATGTGCAGGATCTTGCTGACGGCTCGTGGCTAGCGCATCTGCAGTCCAGCGCTGACCGTCGCAGCGAGCCGATGCTGGCACGAGTCATCGACTACACCATCGACGACGGACGCGAAAACTCCACCAGCTACCGGCTATTCACCACGCTGACCGATCCCGAACAGGCCCCCGCCGTCGAGTTGGCCGCCGCCTACGCCCAGCGCTGGGAAATCGAAAACACCTTCGACGAACTCAAAACCCATCAACGCGGACCCCAGGTGGTACTGCGCTCGAAGTCCCCTGATCTTGTCCTACAAGAGATTTGGGGACATCTGTGCTGTCACTACGCCATTCGTACCCTGATGGCCCAGGCCGCCGAACACGCCGGCGAGGACCCCGACCGGGTCAGTTTCACCGCCGCGCTGCGCATCACCCGCCAATCCGTCGCCCAACAGGGTGCATTTCCCCCCTGA
- a CDS encoding MaoC family dehydratase, whose product MVGAASEPRTAATAVSAARIQLFAAMVRDDNRSYWDPEYARQRWGGLLAPPALLMGWLVPPPWQPEGRAPATSLALRVPLPGTTFINAANDVEFLLPIVEGDRLTVVEELVSVSPEKQTRLGVGHFIQTLETYRRQDGAVVAINRNTLFRFTPGAPT is encoded by the coding sequence ATGGTCGGCGCGGCGAGTGAACCGCGGACCGCGGCGACGGCGGTCAGCGCCGCGCGCATCCAATTGTTCGCCGCGATGGTCCGTGACGACAATCGTTCGTATTGGGACCCCGAGTACGCCCGGCAACGATGGGGGGGTTTGCTGGCTCCGCCGGCGCTGCTCATGGGATGGTTGGTGCCTCCGCCGTGGCAGCCTGAGGGGAGGGCACCGGCGACCTCGCTTGCGTTGCGAGTGCCGCTACCGGGTACCACGTTCATCAATGCGGCAAACGATGTCGAGTTCCTGCTGCCCATCGTCGAAGGCGATCGGCTCACCGTTGTCGAAGAGCTGGTGTCGGTATCGCCGGAAAAGCAGACGCGACTTGGCGTCGGTCATTTCATTCAGACGCTGGAGACCTATCGTCGCCAGGACGGCGCGGTCGTGGCCATCAACCGAAATACCTTGTTCCGCTTCACTCCTGGAGCGCCCACATGA
- a CDS encoding aromatic ring-hydroxylating oxygenase subunit alpha, which produces MDHDQLIDLTRRALKLARDKTTDLAPQQHTVDAREYTSLERHDTDKAMLMASPQLVGYVSELPGPGTYCTKTVMGRSILLTRTADGSVKAFNNVCLHRQSQVVTGCGTARRFSCPYHAWTYDNTGRLVGLPGREGFPEVTLKSDGLTELPAAEFAGFLWVALDPGTTLDVAAHLGDLADELDSWGIGRWSPLGEKVLESAINWKLAVDTFAENYHFATVHRQTFATIARSNCTVFDSYGPHHRLIFPLNAILELDNVPEDQWDPFHNMVVIYALFPNIVLSVTIANGELFRIYPGAHPGRSITVHQNSTPLDLSDESVAAGAQAVFEYAHATVRDEDYRLAEALQANLESGARDRLVFGRNEPGLQHRHITWDQVIAPRSDRR; this is translated from the coding sequence ATGGATCACGATCAGCTCATCGACCTCACCCGGCGGGCTTTGAAACTCGCGCGCGACAAGACCACCGACCTCGCGCCGCAGCAGCACACGGTCGACGCACGCGAATACACCTCGCTGGAGCGACACGACACCGACAAAGCAATGCTGATGGCCAGCCCACAACTGGTTGGCTACGTCTCGGAGCTGCCCGGCCCAGGCACGTATTGCACCAAGACGGTGATGGGTCGATCCATCCTGCTGACTAGGACAGCTGACGGCTCGGTCAAGGCGTTCAACAATGTCTGCCTGCATCGACAATCCCAGGTAGTGACGGGGTGCGGGACCGCCAGGCGGTTCAGCTGCCCATACCACGCGTGGACCTACGACAACACCGGGCGGTTGGTCGGCCTGCCCGGCCGCGAGGGCTTTCCCGAGGTGACGTTGAAGTCCGACGGTTTGACCGAGCTTCCGGCTGCCGAATTCGCCGGATTCCTTTGGGTGGCGCTAGATCCCGGCACCACGCTGGATGTCGCAGCCCACCTGGGAGACCTGGCCGACGAGCTCGACTCGTGGGGCATCGGGCGGTGGTCGCCACTGGGCGAAAAGGTGCTCGAGTCCGCCATCAATTGGAAGCTCGCGGTCGATACCTTCGCGGAAAACTACCATTTCGCCACCGTGCACCGGCAGACCTTTGCCACCATCGCCCGTAGCAACTGCACAGTGTTCGACTCGTACGGACCCCATCACCGGTTGATCTTCCCACTCAACGCAATCCTGGAGCTCGACAACGTTCCCGAGGATCAGTGGGACCCGTTCCACAACATGGTCGTGATCTACGCGCTGTTCCCCAACATCGTGCTATCGGTGACGATCGCCAACGGCGAGCTGTTCCGGATCTATCCGGGCGCACACCCCGGCAGGTCTATCACCGTTCACCAAAACTCCACCCCGTTGGACCTTTCCGACGAATCCGTAGCCGCCGGCGCTCAAGCCGTCTTCGAGTACGCGCATGCCACGGTGCGCGACGAGGACTACCGGCTGGCTGAGGCGTTACAGGCCAACCTCGAGTCCGGCGCTCGCGACCGACTTGTGTTCGGCCGCAACGAACCCGGACTGCAGCACCGCCACATCACCTGGGATCAGGTGATAGCGCCAAGATCAGATCGTCGATAA
- a CDS encoding helix-turn-helix domain-containing protein, producing the protein MSAGIAVREWRTRRRLSQLELAHQVGVSPRHLSFVETGRANASRAMLLRIGESLDLPLSARNRLLLAGGYAPVFGEHTLDADRMRPVRAAVDSVLAGHAPYPAVVTDACWNLVAGNVGCVVLAEGVDRELLQPPINVMRLCLHPKGLSQRLLNYAEVHAAILGRVRRHADATAAPDIRRLYEELASYPAPKRPDDIEQTGELYVPFRMATLDGAELRFVNTIATFGSPLDISVESLAIESFFPADTATADYLHHLDSDHRVRLIAEQYPQLLGYLGWR; encoded by the coding sequence ATGTCCGCGGGTATTGCGGTGCGCGAGTGGCGCACTCGTCGGCGTTTGAGCCAGTTGGAACTCGCCCATCAGGTAGGTGTCTCGCCTCGGCATCTCAGCTTCGTCGAGACGGGCAGGGCCAACGCCAGTCGGGCGATGCTGCTGCGCATCGGTGAGTCACTGGATCTTCCGCTGAGTGCACGCAACCGGCTGCTGCTCGCCGGTGGCTACGCACCCGTTTTCGGTGAGCACACGTTAGACGCCGACAGGATGCGTCCGGTGAGGGCGGCCGTCGACTCGGTTCTGGCCGGGCATGCCCCGTATCCGGCCGTCGTCACCGATGCCTGCTGGAACCTCGTTGCCGGAAACGTGGGCTGCGTCGTGCTAGCCGAAGGCGTTGATCGAGAGCTGCTCCAACCTCCGATCAACGTTATGAGGTTGTGCCTACACCCAAAGGGACTGTCGCAGCGGTTGCTCAACTACGCCGAGGTGCACGCCGCGATCCTGGGCCGAGTACGCCGACACGCCGACGCCACTGCTGCACCGGATATCCGCCGTCTCTACGAGGAACTCGCTAGTTATCCTGCGCCTAAGCGGCCCGACGACATTGAGCAGACCGGCGAGCTGTACGTGCCGTTTCGGATGGCCACGCTTGACGGTGCCGAACTGCGGTTCGTCAACACCATCGCGACGTTTGGCAGCCCGCTCGACATCTCCGTAGAAAGCCTGGCCATCGAGTCGTTTTTTCCCGCCGACACCGCCACCGCCGATTACCTGCATCATCTCGACAGCGATCACCGTGTCCGCTTGATCGCAGAGCAATACCCGCAGTTGCTCGGTTACCTCGGCTGGCGCTAG
- a CDS encoding aldehyde dehydrogenase, translating to MTEAPRHRSYDELFIGGRWRKPATPERLSVISPHSEEPIGQVPAAGPDDVDAAVAAARQAFDHGPWPRLEPGERVRKVEELTAIYARHLDEMADLITAQMGSPRSFSRRGQAAGAATMMHLALAAARGFPWVERRQGVLGEAHLRRAPVGVVGAIVPWNVPQCVLIPKLIPALIAGCTVVVKPAPETPLDSLWLAEMIEQLDLPEGVVSVVTGGASVGEALVRHPGVDKIAFTGSSAVGRRIATLCGEQLKRVSLELGGKSAAIILDDADVDKTVAGLQNASLMNNGQACVAQTRILVSERRHDEIVDALATMMSNLRVGDPTDEQTDIGPLVAQRQQHRVQDYIRSGQKEGARVVLGGQDSPAKRGWYVRPTLFTDATNQMRIAREEIFGPVLTVLTYQDEDDAIRIANDSDYGLAGSVWTADTAHGLEIAARVRTGTYGINMYQLDISSPFGGFKHSGIGREFGPEGLAEYVELQAVVCNGKMPELKGSPAAAG from the coding sequence GTGACGGAAGCTCCCCGCCATCGCTCCTATGACGAACTGTTTATCGGGGGGCGCTGGCGTAAACCCGCCACGCCGGAGCGGCTCAGCGTGATTTCCCCACACTCCGAAGAACCGATCGGCCAAGTCCCGGCGGCCGGACCCGACGATGTCGATGCAGCGGTGGCTGCTGCACGGCAGGCCTTCGACCATGGTCCCTGGCCGCGGCTAGAGCCCGGCGAGCGGGTACGCAAGGTCGAAGAGCTGACCGCGATTTACGCACGACACCTCGACGAGATGGCCGACCTGATCACCGCGCAAATGGGTTCGCCGCGCAGCTTCAGCAGGCGTGGCCAGGCGGCCGGAGCGGCGACCATGATGCATTTGGCGCTGGCGGCCGCCCGCGGCTTTCCGTGGGTGGAACGCCGGCAGGGCGTGCTCGGCGAGGCGCACCTGCGTCGGGCTCCGGTGGGCGTGGTCGGGGCGATCGTGCCGTGGAACGTTCCGCAATGCGTGCTGATCCCCAAGCTGATCCCCGCCCTCATCGCCGGCTGCACCGTTGTCGTCAAGCCGGCACCCGAAACACCTTTGGACTCTTTGTGGTTGGCCGAGATGATCGAGCAACTTGATCTGCCCGAAGGGGTGGTATCGGTAGTCACCGGCGGGGCGTCGGTCGGCGAGGCACTGGTGCGCCATCCCGGCGTCGACAAGATCGCGTTCACCGGTTCCAGCGCTGTCGGACGCCGTATCGCCACCCTGTGCGGCGAGCAACTCAAAAGAGTGAGCTTGGAATTGGGTGGTAAGTCGGCAGCGATCATCCTCGACGATGCCGACGTCGACAAGACCGTCGCGGGGTTGCAGAACGCCAGTCTGATGAACAACGGCCAAGCCTGCGTCGCGCAAACCCGCATCCTGGTCAGCGAACGCCGCCACGATGAGATTGTCGACGCGCTGGCCACCATGATGTCGAACCTGCGAGTCGGAGATCCCACCGACGAGCAGACCGACATCGGACCCCTTGTCGCACAACGACAACAGCATCGGGTCCAGGACTACATCCGGTCCGGCCAGAAAGAAGGGGCCCGAGTCGTGCTCGGCGGCCAGGATAGTCCGGCGAAGCGCGGCTGGTATGTGCGACCAACGTTGTTCACCGACGCGACCAACCAAATGCGTATCGCTCGAGAAGAAATCTTCGGCCCGGTATTGACCGTCCTGACCTACCAGGACGAGGACGACGCCATCCGGATCGCCAACGACAGCGACTATGGTTTGGCCGGCTCGGTATGGACCGCCGATACCGCCCACGGCCTCGAGATCGCCGCCCGCGTCCGCACCGGCACCTACGGCATCAACATGTACCAGCTCGACATCAGCAGCCCGTTCGGTGGCTTCAAGCATTCGGGCATCGGGCGCGAGTTCGGGCCGGAGGGTCTCGCTGAGTATGTCGAGTTGCAGGCGGTGGTGTGCAACGGAAAGATGCCGGAGCTCAAGGGTTCTCCGGCAGCTGCAGGGTGA
- a CDS encoding nuclear transport factor 2 family protein, with translation MTMTYQEQQMLQAATGRAAILDLTARHNRAYSDGDRDAWVATFRHSGASYTRDGETFTELRAAFDGGDGQRLVSLDHEIHVDGVNAIQRCVVVLFAAVNGQATLRATGTVQDRLVYERGGWYFTSRVLEWDSVPNRHRLVM, from the coding sequence ATGACCATGACCTATCAGGAGCAGCAGATGCTGCAGGCCGCGACGGGCCGTGCTGCCATCCTAGACCTGACCGCGCGGCACAATCGCGCCTACTCCGACGGCGACCGTGACGCTTGGGTCGCTACCTTCCGTCATTCCGGTGCCAGCTATACCCGTGATGGCGAGACGTTCACCGAGCTGCGCGCGGCCTTCGACGGCGGTGACGGACAACGGCTGGTCAGCCTCGATCACGAAATCCACGTCGATGGGGTCAACGCGATCCAGCGCTGTGTCGTCGTGCTGTTCGCCGCCGTGAATGGCCAGGCGACGCTGCGGGCCACCGGGACCGTTCAGGATCGGTTGGTCTACGAGCGTGGTGGATGGTACTTCACTTCCCGTGTGCTCGAATGGGATTCGGTGCCCAACCGGCACCGGCTCGTCATGTAA
- a CDS encoding AMP-binding protein — MSGPLGPSDFGVDRFTVPAVLDRRAEQHPDRVMMSVAGTEITFEQMWRRSCGAANVLADLGVGRGDGVALFTATCPEWIYFWLGAARIGAVSAAVNAANRGDFLWHNLRLSQAKVIVTDAERRTRVEEVVDRLHPVRIVAVEDVSLNGGLMCEPAPMDAGEIGALFFTSGTTGPSKAVATSWHYLFTVAATVASAWEFGPGEVLWTAMPLFHLSAAPSVLAPMLVGGTTVLAAAFHPNEVWDDVRGHGAVGFAGAGAMVSMLQNLPADSRDVRLPLRFISAAPIDANSYHAIEKRYGCRIVTMYGMTEAFPLAVKGVADEGVPGTSGQPNPNFDVRIVDKEGAELPAGAVGEIICRPRYPHVMSEGYVGRDLQVEAHEEWFPTGDLGKLDSHQNLTYVDRVKDSLRRRGENVSSVEVETVAMDYPAVAEAAAVGVPSELGEDDILLIVTLRPGAALDFAELLDHCAARMPYFCVPRFVETVGELPKNGIGRIRKDLLRARGLGPGAWDRESHGYIVSR; from the coding sequence ATGAGCGGGCCCTTGGGTCCTTCCGATTTCGGCGTTGATCGTTTCACCGTGCCGGCCGTCCTGGATCGCCGAGCCGAGCAGCATCCCGATCGGGTGATGATGTCGGTTGCCGGCACCGAGATCACCTTCGAGCAGATGTGGCGACGGTCGTGCGGGGCGGCCAACGTGCTGGCCGATCTCGGTGTTGGCCGGGGCGATGGTGTCGCATTGTTCACCGCGACCTGCCCGGAATGGATCTATTTCTGGCTGGGTGCGGCACGGATCGGCGCGGTGAGCGCAGCGGTGAACGCGGCGAACAGGGGCGACTTCCTCTGGCACAACCTTCGGTTGTCTCAGGCCAAGGTGATCGTCACCGACGCGGAGCGACGCACTCGTGTCGAGGAGGTCGTCGACCGGTTGCATCCAGTGAGAATTGTTGCGGTGGAGGATGTTTCGCTCAACGGTGGTCTTATGTGTGAGCCTGCCCCGATGGATGCCGGGGAGATAGGCGCGTTGTTTTTCACCTCGGGCACCACCGGGCCGTCGAAAGCCGTTGCCACGTCGTGGCATTACCTGTTCACCGTCGCCGCGACCGTCGCTTCGGCCTGGGAATTCGGCCCGGGGGAGGTGTTGTGGACCGCGATGCCGTTGTTCCACCTGAGCGCGGCGCCCAGCGTGCTGGCGCCGATGTTGGTCGGCGGAACCACCGTGCTGGCGGCCGCTTTTCATCCCAACGAGGTGTGGGACGATGTGCGCGGCCACGGTGCCGTCGGCTTCGCCGGTGCCGGCGCGATGGTGTCGATGCTGCAGAACCTGCCCGCGGATTCGCGTGACGTGCGATTGCCGTTGCGGTTCATATCCGCCGCACCCATCGACGCGAATTCCTACCACGCGATCGAAAAGCGTTACGGCTGCCGCATCGTCACGATGTATGGGATGACCGAGGCGTTTCCCCTCGCGGTCAAAGGCGTTGCCGACGAGGGCGTTCCCGGAACATCGGGACAACCCAATCCGAATTTCGACGTGCGCATCGTCGACAAGGAAGGCGCTGAGCTACCGGCCGGCGCGGTCGGGGAGATCATCTGCCGGCCCAGGTATCCGCATGTAATGAGCGAAGGATACGTGGGTCGCGATTTGCAGGTGGAGGCCCACGAAGAGTGGTTTCCCACCGGCGATCTGGGCAAGCTCGACAGCCACCAAAACCTGACCTACGTCGACCGCGTGAAGGATTCGCTGCGCCGGCGTGGTGAGAACGTTTCTTCGGTGGAAGTCGAGACCGTCGCCATGGACTATCCGGCGGTAGCCGAAGCCGCCGCGGTCGGAGTACCGAGCGAGTTGGGTGAGGACGACATCCTGCTAATCGTGACGTTGCGCCCCGGGGCTGCTTTGGATTTCGCGGAGTTGCTTGACCATTGCGCTGCCCGCATGCCCTACTTCTGCGTGCCCAGATTCGTCGAGACGGTTGGTGAACTCCCGAAGAACGGCATCGGACGGATACGTAAAGACCTCCTGCGGGCTCGGGGTTTAGGCCCGGGTGCCTGGGATCGTGAAAGCCACGGATACATCGTGAGCCGGTGA
- a CDS encoding MaoC family dehydratase, producing the protein MIRPDLDWNTISVPVDLPEVVDEITYQRVVENAGATWDYFPGHFDPVYAQSQGNPTIFVNTMHLAGFADRVATDWAGPGARVVRRSMRLIGSIYAGDTMVGRGRAVAKRCDTSVDPPRYLVDIQVEVTNQHGALCCPVEITLQLPENP; encoded by the coding sequence ATGATTCGTCCGGATCTGGATTGGAACACGATCAGCGTTCCCGTCGACCTGCCGGAGGTCGTCGACGAGATCACCTATCAGCGGGTGGTGGAGAACGCCGGGGCAACCTGGGACTATTTCCCCGGACACTTTGATCCGGTTTACGCCCAAAGCCAGGGAAACCCGACCATTTTCGTCAACACCATGCACCTTGCCGGATTCGCCGATCGGGTCGCGACCGACTGGGCGGGTCCGGGCGCTCGTGTGGTGCGCCGCTCGATGCGGCTGATCGGCTCGATCTACGCCGGCGACACGATGGTCGGTCGCGGGCGCGCGGTGGCCAAGCGATGTGATACCTCGGTCGACCCGCCGCGCTATCTTGTCGACATCCAGGTCGAGGTGACCAACCAGCACGGCGCACTGTGCTGTCCGGTCGAGATCACCCTGCAGCTGCCGGAGAACCCTTGA